The Humulus lupulus chromosome 7, drHumLupu1.1, whole genome shotgun sequence region GGGAAGGCTTGATAGAACAAGGGAGCCTAAGCCAATTAGTCAAGTGGGATGCAAGGTTTGCTTTCGAGTGAACTTGGTGAAGGGTAGTAGGTATTGGATATGCAAAGAATTCATCCCAATTCATTCTCACAACGTTGTAGCAGACAACCATAAACAATTCCTTCGGTCCAATCGGGTAATCTCAGAAGGAACCTTGACGATTGCACAAATAATGAAGGAGTCATGCATAAGAACTTGCCACATCATGTCGTACATGGCAAAGAAAATGGGTGGTTATGAGAATATTCCATTCACATCAAAAGATCTTTACAATCGAATATCCCATGCTTCAAAAGTTGAGTTTATCGGTTCCAATGCAGGGCGGGCAATCAGATATTTGGAGCATAAAGTTGATGAGGACCTTGGTTTTTTTGGACAATTTTCGTACAATGAGGACAATCGTCTTCTTAATTTATTTTGGGCAGATGGGAGATGTAGATCAGACTATGAAACATATGGCCATGCAGTAGCTTTTGATTCGACGTACAAGACTAATAGTTATAGGAAGCCGCTTATGATATGGATAGGAATTAATAACCATTATAGAACGTGCATTTTGGGCTTTGCTATTCTTGACAATGAGTCTGGCAGCAGCTACAAGTGGGCGGCAAGGGCTTTCCTAGAATGCATGGGACGTGTTCTACCCAAAACAGTAGTGACAGATGGAGACGAAGCTATTGCTAACACGTTAGAGGAGTTGATGCCAGATGTACCCCATCGATTGTGTTATTGGCATTTACACAACAAAGCCGTTTTAAAAGTGAAAGATCCATCTTTTGCGAGTAGGTTTACCAAATTGGTATTCCGGTACTACACAAAGGACGAGTTTGAAGATAAATGGTACCACTTAGTGAAAGATTTTGGGATACAAGACATTGAATATGTTGCAAAACTTTATGCAGATAAGGAGAAGTGGGCTGAAACATTTCTGAGAGGGAATTTCTTCTGTGGAATGACAACTACTCAACGGAGTGAAGGTATTAATGTGATGTTGAAGAAAAAAGTGAATCAAAAGTTGAAGTTGTACGAGTTCGTGAAGGCGGTCAACATGGCCTTATCTTTAATTAGACAACGTGAAGCAAAGGATGAGTACATTACACTTCACACTAGTCCCGAGCTCAGGAAGACAAATTTGCCACATATAGAGGATGAATTAGCAAATCTTTACACATGGAACATGTTCTACAAGGTACGACACCAGATGTTGAAAGAAGATAGGTATATGTTGAAAACCCTATCGGAGGAAGAGGATGCAGTAATTTTGAAGCTTCACAAGTATGCTGCTGAACAAGTGAAGAGGCATGTATATGTAACAGCGGAGCGTGATCTCTTTGTTTGTGAATGCCAATATTTTTTGTCATATGGGATATCATGTCGACATATATTTGCTTCAATAAAATGCCTACACATTAATTCAATGCCTCGAGCACTAATACTATCTCGGTGGATGGTTGAGACTAAACAGATTCATAATTTTCCAGTTGGCAATATGGACGCTACCTTAGACAAACGAGAGGTGGAGAGGGCAAGATTTGGTGCAATTAGTAGCCAGTTGGGTGAACTTGCCTATCTTGGATTGAGGAATCAGTCGACATACCATATTGCAAAATGTGAGATTGACAGATTATGCGGTAAGCTTAAAGCAGTTGTGGAGATTGGAAAGAAGGAGATTAGCCATAACCTGCCTCTACATAGGGACTTTCAATTCCCAATGTTGGATCCATACTTCACAAAAAGTAAGGGTACAACAAAGGTACCTTGCTCGAAAAAAGGTACTCGCCGCAAGTGTAGTGTCTGCCAGAACAGTGGACACAACAAGTTGACTTGCCCGATGAAATGGAAGAAGGATCACCCGATTGGACAGTCAGATGAATATGAAGATGCAGAAGAAGATGACCAATGCTATGGAATGGGATTGAATGATGAATGGGCTGGGCAAAACTCAATGGACTACTCACAACATGAGAATGAGACAGAAAATGATGTTGTTGAGGATTTAGGCAATGAACTACAGAATAATAAAGTGGGAAAACAAGTTGAGGAGGGAAACAATTGGTGGCAAAGTCTTTTCTGATTTAGTTGGTGGTGATCAACCCAAGTAGTTGTGCCCGaaattcattttttaaaattgaattgAATATACAATATTTTGTTTGGAGCTTTATTAAGTACTCTTCTATCTCATTTGGTTGCCATTGAAGTTATGAAACCCTGTAAAGTTTAATGACCCGACTAGTTCATTTTTCTAATGTTGTCTTGGATTGTTATCATGTACGAGGGAATGCTTGTAATTGCACTTACTGAATCGGGAGTAATGccattaatttataaatttaaatttacaaaaaaatgTTCATTAGTGTATAAAAGCTTTGGTTGAATATCAGTTCATCAGATTCATTAATTGGGCGTGCCTGTGGCTTGTGGAGTGGCATGAGTCTTTGTTTGTGGTCATTATTAATGGGTTCTATGCATACTTGTTATATATACATGGTTGTTTGAATGTTCTATATGTTGTAAGATGCAAGTTTCAGATGAATAAATCGTTATGGTACTTCCTGCATCTTAACGAAGGTCACAACACATGTTATATCTAAAAATGTGTCATATATCTTGTACAATGAAAACAATATTCTCTGTTAGTTATGGGAAGGCtcaataattataattttcataGGCTATGTCTCAGTGTATTGTATAAAATTGGTTTGCTCCTATTTGATACCTTTAATGGTAGGTAGTACAGTTTCCACCAATATAATAAAAAACATACATTATTTTGAAGACATTAACTTCATTTAGTTGCAGGTGTTATGAGGCAACTCCAACTATTAATTAAAGTGGGACATGATATACCATGATTTTCATAACAACTAACAACCACCACTGCTATGCAAACAACCACTGCTATGTTATACCATGATTATTGTCTTGAGCTTATTATGAAATAGGATAGGGTGGTGTTTACAAATGTTTATTCTTGATTAAAGTGGGACAAATATATGAAGCTCTATAATGGAACAAGCTTAATATGCCATGgtagttttttaatttattttatttgtcttcAATATATGAAAGTAGGGGCTGGTTCATCATTGTTCATTTTAATAATATCACACTTATCTACACAGAATTAACATCACCCCACACAATAAATATCCTGTCATTCACATATAGAGAGGAGCAACAAGTTCAAATTAAAAGTATATGAAAATAAAGAAATTAACTCAAAATAATATGCTGAGCTCCCATGACAATATAGACCCACACCCCATTAACCATATTTTTCATGACACACCTCACTCACAATTACTAATCATCAAACCTATTTCCCTACACATCGAGCGGAATTCTTCTTTGTCCTCGCTGAAGCCATTACTTGATCCCTAACTTTGTTGTGTAGAGATGTCACTAAACCAACAGCAACATGAGCCCTCTCAACATCCGAGTTATACTTTAACAAAAATTGTGAATTATGAaagaaataaaaaacaaatttCCATTACTTAATATAAACATTATACAACTACTAAGAAACCTGAtagatttaaaaattaataaagtaCAACATAAAAACTTACACCCTTCAATTTGAAGTCAGAAGGGCTGCGTTGTGCCATCCAATTTATCACATGAACACCACAGTCATATCCATTTGATTGTTGGACAACTTCATTATTAGTGAAAGCCTTGAAACAtgttgtggatgctcaaaatttcatgcttgtaaaagacccaaagtacATGCTCAAGTCCCATGAACGTCTAAATACATGGTTGAGCCGCGGTGCCCTCGGGCCACCATCGCCTTGCGCATCTACCCAGGTGGCCTAGTGTCTCGCGCGCTTGCCTAGATGGCCTCGTGCCTCGCGAGGGTGGCATGCCTCTTGGACGCCTCGCGCGccgaggcatctcgcgaggctgcACCACCTCGGACGTCCACGAGTGCCTTGCACGCGCACATGAATGCCTTGTGTGcccaggcgtctcgcgaggcctctCCATATCGCACGCCCTTGCTACAACGCAAACTCCTTGCGTGCCcaagcgtctcgcgaggcctctCCGTCTCGCAAGCCCCTGCTATCATGCAaacgcctcgcgtgcccaggcgtCTCGCAAGGCCTCTCTATCTTGCACACCCCGACTGCCATGCAAACGCCTCGCATGCCCAAGCGTCTCGCATTCCCCTACTGGCACGCAaacgcctcgcgtgcccaggcgtCTCGTGAGGCCTCTCCATCACGCATGCCCCTGCTGCCACACAAACGCCTCACGTGcccaggcgtctcgcgaggctgcACATGAGCACGCACACATGAGCACCTCGTGAGGCCTCTTCTCCTCGCGTGCCCATAGTGCCTCGCGTCCGTGTTGCCTCACCGGCCTTATTGCATGCTATACCCACCACGTTGAAAGGGCCCTACGTCACTTCCAATTAGCCGGTTGGGACCACTTACAAGAAGGCCAACCAGATATGTTGTTCAAGGTGGTCCACAAGAGACAAGaaatacgaacaaggtaccttTAAATGGGTACATACATGTATGCATTTATGAAGGCACAGACCTGACACCTATACCCAACAAGTTGTGGCGATAAGGGTAGTACGAAGAGTGGCGGCACCACTTCCACTGTagtgcacaatttttttttttttagattatttaaattctgtgttttattttatttaaatgttaagtgtgatgaatttttttatttaaatgttgtttattttatttagtttttgtttgttttatttgatttgtttgatttaattgttagaattgtttggtataatcttttgaattaaaatttgttaattgtttgtttggttaattattttaataagtgaataattgtgtaacatgtttattttactattagtgttacattttatataagtgtgacaattgatgtgattatgtgggatttggttgaatgcactaaggtgcatggtagatagtgatgcaccctagtgatttagtgtgtgcaagtatatggtaataaggtgcacatgtgtggattttctacacattttatatttGCCATTTacttgatatttttgggtagttttatttaattaataggaaaataaataaataaaatacaaaggGCAAGTGGTGTGGACATGTAGTGTAGGATATTAGGGTGATTGATTGATatcttttcatttttcttttaaggGAATAAAATTTAATTGGATGAGGATAATCATTTTGGGAAACCACCATTTGACTCTAAtcttttataataaaagaaaaataaaagaaattaaagtaAAATGgagaagaaaggaaacttaccatttcctCTTGATGGTGGCTTTTTGGAAATGAGAATTTAAAAAGGGGATTAGGCCATTTGGACATGACCTAGAGAGAAGATCAAAAGAAAGAGggaggcgagctagagagagagaaaggaagggctgccatattttttctagagaagaagaagaagaaagagaaggaggaaaagaagagggttttgaaccctaggtaagaatctatcaactagtgtttcacatatgtgcatttggatcttctcctcttctctaatctaaggttgattttgtggtttctttctttggatGTATGTTGTTTGGAAATCCtctataggtgacaaggttttcttgctagagtgttcttgattcaacaatcaagagaggtaatggtttttcttcgcctatatattggttttgatgggtttatctttggggttgttgatggtgatgctaatggtttgattattgtaggattgatgattatgatttgtatttttaaagggaatatgttttgttttaaaaagggctcatgggaatgattgagaaaatggatttgatagggtttatatGAAGTTATATTTTAAGTTCATATTGCTATGATTATTTTTaaatctttgatttatgtaaaatggcaaaaatgatgatagatgcatactAGGTTTTATGTGAAGGTAGATGAGAATTTTGTGATGTTTTATGATGGATCTTAAATGTTTAGGCCTAGGGGTAAAAAGTTCAATCATATGTATTTTCTTGTGtgttttgaaataatgatgattttagaaatatgataagatgtATGTGATTTTGTACCAAtgaatcatgatatgcataaaaggagaaatgatagaaatatgttagggttattataaaggcatgtatgcaatatggtgtttatgaattaatgtatgttattgccattgttatttttgttggatttcatgtgtagattcaatggaatagaaaaatgggttttataagattgcatgtgaatatgttagtaatattcttagaattatgtatataattagagcatgatgagattttggacatgtatgatttcatgtgaaatttttgggataaaagatgaatttcatgagaaattaagcttgctgatttttttacataatttttttgaTGAGTAAgatcattgtattgctcaaacTATCATGTACAAATACACCAAGAATTCCCAACAAATAAGGAAACCAACTTGGCTCAAAAAACCAACAGGATCGGCCAAGAACAACACTTAGCTCCTATACAAAACAATCCCCTATACAACATTCAGCTATAAGCTATAAAGAAACTCTCTATCTTTACTTGAAGATTTAAATGGTAATACACTAATTAATCGCAATTTACACTCATTTTGAATCTTACTCACTGTGTGCTTGATGTGCCAAAGCTTCTGGTTCCATAGAACATCATTCCTTACCCTCCAAATATTATAGACAGTAGCGGCAAGGATGGACAGCAACATGCTCTTGTGTATTCTCGAGAACATGGCATGAGAAATCCATTTCAGTAGACTAACCAGGTTAGTTGATTGTGCATTCCAGTTGAGCCAACTTTTAATGGCAGTTAGACATTTCCTGCTATATATACACTTGAAGAAGAGATGCTCGATGTTTTCGTTTGCTTCCCCACAAAGCAGACAGGCCTGATCAAGAGTCAGATTGTATTTAACAATTCGATTCTTTGTATGTAATCTCTCCCACATGACTAACCACATAGTGAATCTATGTTTAGGAGTAATAAGTCTATTCCAAACAAACTTGCTCCAAGGCACTTTAATTTCAGGAACAACCATCAGCTCTAAACCATTTTTGATGCTATAGTTCTGAGATAAAAAAGATCCAAGCGAAATTTTGGCTTTGAATCTTTCTTTCACAGCAACTATACGTTTCCAATACCAGCTGCAATCCATAGGACAAACATAATCCCACCAGTTTCTGATCACTAAGTAAACACTATTTATCCATTTGACAAATAGGTTATCTTTTTTCTTGGCAATAGCCCAAACATATTTCCCTATGGCAGCCTCATTCCAATCATGAATTCTTCTAAAGCCTAAGCCACCTGCAGCTTTTGATAAACAAATATTTTCCCAAGCAATTAAGCCATGACCATGAGTATCTGAGGTTCCTTTCCAAAGGAAAGCTCTACAGATTGCTTCAACATCTCTAAGCAATTTTTTTGGTAGAATCATGATCTGTGCCCAGTAAGAATGTATTGAAATTAATACTGAGTTAATCAATGTAACTCTCCCCATGTAAGAGAGGTTCCTGGTACTCCATAGCCGAATCCTGCTTGTCATTTTCTCTAGAATACTTTTACATTCAGCAGCAGAAATTTTCTTAGAACAAATTGGGATACCGAGATACCTGAAGGGAAGGTAGCTGTGAGTATAGCCAGATACATCAAGAACCTGTTCCACTTCTGTTGCAGGCATACCATGGCAGTAGACCGCAGTCTTAGAAGCATTGGGAAATAGACCTGAAGTATTAGAGAATAATTTCAAACCTCTTAACATCAAAAGGATTGAAATGTAGTCTCCATTATAGAAAAGCAAGAGGTCATCCGCAAAGCACAAGTGATTCAACTTCAGCGTTGCACATCTATCATGATATTTGAAACCTGGCCATGTCCCTACCTTGGTCAAGATCCGAGACAGGTACTCCATACCAAGAACAAACAACAAGGGGGAGATAGGATCCCCTTGTCGAAGACCTATCCTTGCTGCAAAGAATCCATGAAGAGATCCATTAAGGAGTAAAGAAAATTTGAGAGTTCGTATGCAAGTCATAACCAAATCAGTGAACCTTTGAGGAAAACCAAAGGCCTTGAGCATCTCTTCAATGAAGCTCCAATCGATTGTATCATATGCTTTCCTTAGGTCAATTTTGATCATGCAGCTAGGTTTACAATTTTTCCGCCCATACAATCTCACCAAATCTTGACCACACCATGATGTTGTGGGCAATatatctaccatgaacaaccccccccccccccccccgatttTCAATAATTAAATCAGGGAGAATTCTCCGCAATCTCGAACAAATCATTTTTGATGCAGCTTTATAGATAACATTGCAGCAGGAAATAGGGCAAAAATTACTTACACTTCGAGGACAACTA contains the following coding sequences:
- the LOC133792063 gene encoding protein FAR1-RELATED SEQUENCE 5-like, with translation MFHRSETDIIEENDWDWFGLRFSEEYEEEEGRGDAMGDTIDEGGGDAMGNIVDEGGTSSLEKTELASYEMKDTNQFCKYDLYENPLLLSRDDMVGHVFQSLDMAEEFIHEYARFIGFSLRKSIMRKNITGDVRQRQWVCSREGWRSEMHVGRLDRTREPKPISQVGCKVCFRVNLVKGSRYWICKEFIPIHSHNVVADNHKQFLRSNRVISEGTLTIAQIMKESCIRTCHIMSYMAKKMGGYENIPFTSKDLYNRISHASKVEFIGSNAGRAIRYLEHKVDEDLGFFGQFSYNEDNRLLNLFWADGRCRSDYETYGHAVAFDSTYKTNSYRKPLMIWIGINNHYRTCILGFAILDNESGSSYKWAARAFLECMGRVLPKTVVTDGDEAIANTLEELMPDVPHRLCYWHLHNKAVLKVKDPSFASRFTKLVFRYYTKDEFEDKWYHLVKDFGIQDIEYVAKLYADKEKWAETFLRGNFFCGMTTTQRSEGINVMLKKKVNQKLKLYEFVKAVNMALSLIRQREAKDEYITLHTSPELRKTNLPHIEDELANLYTWNMFYKVRHQMLKEDRYMLKTLSEEEDAVILKLHKYAAEQVKRHVYVTAERDLFVCECQYFLSYGISCRHIFASIKCLHINSMPRALILSRWMVETKQIHNFPVGNMDATLDKREVERARFGAISSQLGELAYLGLRNQSTYHIAKCEIDRLCGKLKAVVEIGKKEISHNLPLHRDFQFPMLDPYFTKSKGTTKVPCSKKGTRRKCSVCQNSGHNKLTCPMKWKKDHPIGQSDEYEDAEEDDQCYGMGLNDEWAGQNSMDYSQHENETENDVVEDLGNELQNNKVGKQVEEGNNWWQSLF